Below is a window of Etheostoma cragini isolate CJK2018 unplaced genomic scaffold, CSU_Ecrag_1.0 ScbMSFa_1907, whole genome shotgun sequence DNA.
aaaagacacacaacatccacagagagacacaaaacatcCACAAAAAGACGCAAAGAGACACACGACatccacaaaaagacacaaagagacacacaacatCCACAACAAGACACAAAGACCTGTGATGGCGCTGTGCTTGGAGCCGGGCTTGGCGTGCACCGTTATGGTGACAGCTCCGCTTTGGTCTCCTCCCACCGGACTAGAAGCTCCGCTTTGGTCTCCTCCCACCGGACTAGAAGCTCCGCTTTGGTCTCCTCCCACCGGACAGGAAGCTGCTGCTCCGCGGGCGCCAGGCGGTCCTTTGACCTGCTGCAACCGGGTGCAGTTTAGTTACTAG
It encodes the following:
- the cunh15orf40 gene encoding UPF0235 protein C15orf40 homolog, which translates into the protein MPPKKKAQVKGPPGARGAAASCPVGGDQSGASSPVGGDQSGASSPVGGDQSGAVTITVHAKPGSKHSAITEVSAEAVGVAIAAPPTDGEANTELIRFLAQVLDLKKSRISLDK